From a region of the Brevinema andersonii genome:
- a CDS encoding patatin-like phospholipase family protein: protein MKKKIKKYGLGLALGGGDVRGFFHIGVLQALEEKKIPISFIAGVSIGSLLGSIYAMGYSADEILDIIENKTQFFQLLTTFNLNLLPKTGIFSGTKIADEINTLAGNRTIEELNIPFICRAADILHFKEVVFTQGNIGLAVKASCSIPGFFSAVEYNHHILVDGSVLGPVPIQLIRKHFHGPVLASNLIAYDSLDDEHAHKVNRSIKGDLLSRILPIADPVIKSFLLIQSRITALEYQMTPPDISVQFSGTYHPTLSNMQKIKYKLINDGYQAAISTLEKTGF, encoded by the coding sequence ATTAAAAAAAAAATAAAAAAATATGGATTAGGACTGGCTTTAGGTGGGGGAGATGTTCGTGGTTTTTTCCATATTGGTGTTCTTCAAGCTCTAGAAGAAAAGAAAATCCCTATTTCTTTTATTGCGGGAGTTAGCATAGGTTCTCTATTAGGTAGCATTTACGCTATGGGCTATTCTGCAGATGAAATCCTCGATATTATCGAAAATAAAACTCAATTTTTTCAATTATTAACTACTTTTAATCTTAATCTTCTTCCTAAAACAGGAATTTTCAGTGGCACAAAGATCGCTGATGAAATTAATACATTAGCAGGAAATAGAACTATTGAAGAATTGAATATTCCTTTTATATGCAGAGCAGCAGATATCCTGCATTTCAAAGAAGTTGTTTTTACTCAAGGAAATATAGGACTTGCCGTGAAAGCTAGCTGTTCTATTCCCGGTTTTTTTTCTGCAGTAGAATACAATCACCATATTCTTGTAGACGGCAGCGTATTAGGCCCTGTCCCTATCCAATTAATAAGAAAACATTTTCACGGTCCAGTATTAGCTTCAAATTTAATTGCTTACGATTCACTGGACGATGAACATGCGCATAAAGTCAATCGATCCATCAAGGGAGATTTATTGAGTAGAATCTTACCTATAGCAGATCCTGTTATTAAATCTTTTCTTCTCATTCAATCAAGAATTACCGCTCTAGAGTACCAAATGACACCTCCAGATATCTCCGTGCAATTTTCTGGGACATATCACCCTACACTTTCAAATATGCAAAAAATTAAGTACAAACTTATTAATGATGGGTACCAAGCAGCTATTTCCACATTAGAAAAAACAGGTTTCTAA